ACGCCATGTGGCCTGGTCTCGTGGGCAAGGGTTCGCCCGGGGCCGAGCCGAGCATCGATCTCGACACCATGTTGGACCTCACGGCGAAGGCAGAGGTCAACGGGGTTCGTTTCGATGGTGTGGACCTGTTTCTCTATGATCCGCATGTCAGCATCGATATCGATGACAACGGCCTGAAGGCTTTGGCGGACAAGATTCGCAGCAAGGGCTTCGTGGTGGGTTCGGTGGTGGCACCGGTCTGGTTTGAAGGTTCGGCGATGGGCGATGAGGCCAAGCGCAAGAACTGGGTCGACGCGGTTCGCAAAGCGTGTCGGATCGCCAAGCGCCTCCGGGAGCTGGGGGTTCGTCCCTACGGGGTGGTTCGGGTGGACTCCGCGGCCGGGGTGCATGACTGGGCCAAAGATCCAAAAAACAATACCAAGCTCATTGCCAAAACTTTCAAGGAAGGCACCAAGGTCGCCAAGGATCACGGCGAGCGTTTGGCCGCCGAGGGAGAGATTTGCTGGGGAGCGATGCACAGCTGGAAGTACATGCTCCAGCTGCTGGAAGAGGTCGATCAGCCGAAGTATCTGGGTTTCCAGGCCGACATGGCTCACACGCTCCTGTATACCTTGGGCTACAATGCCCCCGAGCATCGGATTGTGCCGGCCAAGTTCCATTGGGAGCCTGAGCTGTTCCACGCCGCCATGAAGAAGCTGACCAAGGCGCTGCGTCCTTGGACCATCGATTTCCATGTCGCTCAAAACGACGCGACGGTCAAAGGCTCGGGTTCCCACGACAAGACCGGCCGTCACTGCTTGGCCACCGATCCGAACGGTAAGCTGAACATTGCTCGCGATGCGGGGTATTGGCTGCGCGACGATGCCGGTAAAGTCACCAAGAAGTTCAAACACATCTGTTGGGATGGGTGTATGTTCCCCAACGATGTGATGTACAAGCAGCAGACTTGGAACGACATTCTGGCCTCCATGATCCAGGTTCGTGAGAACCATGGATGGAAGGCGTAAGGCGAGACGGGGTGACGATACGGGGTAGGGCGAGATTTGACCGCGAAGCGGTCCGACGAGGTTTATAGTTCTGATTTCCGGTCGAGCCCTGATGGGCCCAAGGGCATCGAACTGTGCCAAGGCTGCGTCCGAGGAGAGCCCAGGTGGAGACGATCGCTTAGCGGCCCTTCCGGAGTTGCCCTCCTTCTGATTCTAAGCCTGGGGCAGGAGTGGGCTCGAGCAGAGTCTCGCCCTACCTGGGTGACGATCGCCTGGCGGCCTCCCGAAGCCGGCCCCCTATTTTCACATTCCGGCTCGAATATTTTTCCGCCTGGTGCATCTTATGCCGACGATGCGATCGATCCTCACTCTAATCTGGGCACTCGGGTTGGCATTGAACTTAGGCGCGGCTGCTGCCCGGGATGCCGCCCAGACCAAGGTCGACCTCCTCTTAGGGCAGGAAATGGCCCGTCCGGGATCGGTGGTGTCGGTCGGACTGCGTCTGACCACCCAGCCGGGTTGGCACACTTATTGGCGGAACCCCGGCGAATCCGGCAGCCCCACGACCGTGGAGTGGACATTGCCGGAGGGCGTCGTTGGCACCCCGTTGGAAGGGCCGGCTCCGGAGAAAATCGTGATCGGGGGGATTCTCACGCTGGCCTACCACGACGAGGTGGTCTTGCTGACAACAGTGGCGCTGCCCAGCGGCTTGGCGGCTGGCAAGCACTCCCTTCGAGGCAAGGTTCAATGGCTGGAATGCAGCGATAAGTTGTGCGTGCCGAGGTCGCAGACAGTCTCAGCGGAGATCGTGATCGGAACCGACAGCAAGGAGGGAAGGGATCTCACGGCCCTGAAGGAGGCTCAGGCGAAGCTGCCGAAACGTTCGGAGTCTTTGCAGGCGAGCGCTTCTTGGGATGGAGCTGGCACTCAGAATGAAAATGAGCGCTCCGTTACTCTGCAATGGTCGGTTCCTCCGGATGTCACTCACGTCGATTTCTATCCCTACGAATTTAAGACCCTATCGGTTCGGCTCACTAATGAATGGTCAGAGATCAAAGCGGGGCGTGCGACTGTGCGTCGCGTGGTGGATCGAACCGAAGGGGAGTGGCCCGAAACCATTCCGGGCTTGGTCGTATTCGGTCAGGCCGATGTGTCTTCGCATCGATTCACAGAGGTCGCCTTTAAACCGTCCCATCCGGTTGTCCCTGGGAATGAAGCGGCGTCTGCCGTCGCAGCCGTAACCGTGGTGTCACCACCCTCCGCTCCGGCTGCCAGTTTGTCCCTGTTGCTGAAGATGCTGGTCTTCGCCTTTCTCGGAGGCGCCATTTTGAACATCATGCCCTGCGTGTTGCCGGTGATCTCGCTGAAGATTCTGGGCTTCGTGAATCAGAGCCGGACTTCGCCGGGGCGAGTTCGCCAGCTGGGGCTGTTCTATGCCCTCGGCGTCTTGGTCTCCTTTCTGATTCTCGCCGGAATGGTGATTGGGCTCAAGCAGGCCGGCAAAGCTGCCAGCTGGGGGATTCAGTTTGGCAATCCGCAGTTTCTGGTGGTCCTCACGACTCTGATTCTCCTGGTGTCATTGAATCTCTTCGGAGTTTTCGAAATTACCTTGGGCGGGGTCGCGGGTTCGGCTGATCAGCTGGCCCGCAAGGAGGGTGGTGCGGGAGCCTTCTTCAATGGCGTTCTGGCGGTCGTGCTCGCGACGCCCTGCACGGCCCCATTTCTGGGTGTGTCGATAGGATTCGCCATCGCTCAACCTCCGGCGACCATCGTGTTGTTCTTTGCCACGGTAGCGCTCGGGCTCGCCTTTCCTTATGTTCTGCTCTCTTGGAATTCCGCCTGGTTGAAAGTCCTGCCTCGACCGGGTGTTTGGATGGAACAGTTCAAGGTCGCGATGGGTTTTCCCATGCTTGGAGCCGCCATGTGGCTCTTTTGGCTGACTGGAAAGCACTTCGGGGATCGAAGTTTGTGGTTCGGGTTTTTCCTCATCGTGGTGGCCTCGGCTGCCTGGGTGTACGGACAGTTCATTCAACGCAGTCATGGGCGATCCATTCTAGCCTGGACCGTGCTATTGATTTTGTTGGGTGTGGGCTATGGGTGGGCATTGGAGAAAGAGGTGGCCTGGCGTTCGTCCAGCAAGGCGAGCGCTTCGGGGACTGCCGCCTCCGTCTCGGACCATGGTCCCATCGATTGGAAGCCGTGGAGCGCTGCTGCGGTCGCGGAGGCTCGTACTCAAGGGCGTCCGATCTTGGTGGACTTCACCGCCGATTGGTGTGCGATTTGCGGGGTGAATCTCCGAACCAGCATTAAGATTCCTTCGGTCATTGAGAAGCTGAAGGAGATCAATGCGGTGGCGCTGCTTGGAGACTACACGACCACTCCCGATGATATTACCGACGAGTTGACCCGCTGGGGCCGTGCCGGGGTTCCGTTGGTCCTGGTTTACCCGGCGGACCCTCAATTACCACCGCAGGTGCTGCCTGAGGTGTTGACCCCGTCGATCGTCTTGGAGGCTTTGGCCAAGGCGGCGAAGTGAGTGTGTGGGGTTGATCGCGAAGCGGTCCGACGATGTGTGGAGGAGGGGGGCGCTATGGACTGCGGAGACACGTCTCCGCTTTTCCTGTGCTGGACGGAGCGGCCAGAGGTGTGCCCTTGGTGAGTGCGTGCGTTGGAGGGATTGAGGTGGCGTGAAGGAACAGCGGTGTCGTGCCACCGCGGTCCATAGGGATGCGGGTGTCGTAATCGTAATCGATCCCACCCTCCCACACTCACTTTCCGATGCAATACAGGTATTCCTGCCGCGTCTCCCCTTTGACGGCTACTCGAAGGTAGATGCGGCTTCCACAGATCACGGGCGACGCATAGGCCTCGTTGCCAAGCTGGTTGGTCGCGATCAGTTTGAAGGACTTCGGCTTGGCCTCGAACACAAAGGTTTTCCCGCCCAGATTCGAGGCGTAGATGTGGTCGTTGACCATGATTGGCGAGGCGAAGACATCACCGCCCAGACGTTCCTTCCATTGTTCCTCACCTGTCTCGCCCTTCCAACACACGGCCATTCCGGCGTCCATGACGGCGAAGAGATACCCGTCCTTGGCGATCATGGAGGGCACATACACGCGAGCTGTATTCTGCCAGGCAATTTTCCCCGATCCATCGGCTTCCACAGCCATCGCATGATTCTTGGGCCAGCCGCCGCTGACAAATATACGTTTGCCATCGGTCACCGCGCTACCAACGCACTCCTCGGTAGAGCCGGGGATCTCCCAGAGTTTCTTTCCGGTGAGAGGGTCGAAGCTCGAAACCAGGTTGCAGCCGGCGAGTACCATCTGGGTTCGACCCGCCACCTCGAGAATGGAAGGGGTTGTATAGTTCGCGATCTTGGGCCGCGATTCTGTCCATACCGGTTTGCCGTTGCTGCGGTCGAGAGCGGCGATCGTTCCACCGCCTTTGTGATCCGCTGAGACCAGAATGAGCGTTCCGTGCACGACCGGGGACGAGGCAAATCCCTGATGGGTCACGAAGGGACAGATTTTCTGCTGCCATACCTGGTTACCCTGCAGATCCAGGCAAGTGGTGTAGACGGAGCCGCCGTTGAGGAAGCTGATGAAGAGTTGACCCGAGTCATAGGTGACAGTGCTCGACGCGGCTGAAGAATGGGTTTGCTTGCCAGGATCGCCGTCGCTGGGGTGGACGACCGACTGCCAAATCTCCTTCCCGGTGAGTCGATCCAGACAGAGCACCGATTGCGAAAGATGAACCGGGTCGGCGGTGGCCAGGTAGATTCGGTCTCCCACGACGGTAGGAGAGCTGTGGCCCCGACCGGGAATTGGGACCTTCCAGAGGATGTTTTCAGTCTCGCTCCAATGCGTCAGGGGTTGCTGCCCGGGGGACGCGATGCCGTTGCGTGAGGGCCCCCGCCAGCCGGGCCAGTCTTGGGTGTTGGCGGCGGCAACGGACTGAACCGTTAGCCCAGCGCAGAGCCAGGTGGCGAGGATGGTGCGAGTCTTCATAGGTGGCGTGCTGGTTCTGGCCGATTCTCTGTCCGTTGGATTTTTCATAGAATCAGCTCAAGTCCACCCGGGATTCAAGAGGGATTGATGGAGGAGCTGATGTTCTTCTGCTGCCCATGGTGGGCGGAGGCGGACAACCCGAGGGACTTTGACATCGCTGCCCAGGTCCCTCTGCCCGTAAGAACTCTGCGGATCCACGGGGAGAACGCCCGGCGAAGTGCGCCATCCGGGCTCTGCTCGAGTCAACAGCCTGCCCAGTATCCGAGTTCTCGCAGGGAGACATAGTCCTTCGTTCGTTGGTCGGTCTGCTGGCCGAGGATGATGTGATCGAGGACCTCGATTTTGAGCAATTGACCGACCCGGATGAGATCGCGCGTGACACGGATATCGGCGTCCGATGGGGTGGGATCACCGCTGGGATGGTTATGGGCGACGATGACAGCGGCCGCGTTAGCCAGGATGGCCGATCGAAAAACCTCGCGTGGGTGGATGAGCAGGGTGTCGAGAGTCCCTTGGGACACCGTTTCCACCCGGAGCAATCGACGTCGTGTGTTGAGCAGGACCGCTTGGAAAGTTTCGACGGTGTAGCTCTTGTTTTCCTCGCGCAGCAGATCGGCCACACGGTCGGGTGTGTCGAGCAGGGGGGCTTCAGCCCGGATCTCCGAAGCAATCCGTCGCGCGAGAGTGAACGCGGCTTGGAGCGCGACGGCTTTGTCGAAGCCGATGCCGCGGACTTGTTGGAGTTCGTCGAGGGAGGCTCGGGAGAGTTCGGACAAGGACGGGAAGCGGCTCAGAAGATTGTCCGCGACTTGAACTGCGGAGGCGCCTTGGAGTCCCGTCCGGAGCAGGATGCCGATGAGTTCGGCGGAGCGGAGTGAGTCGGGTCCTAACAGGGACAGGCGTTCGCGGGGACGGTCGGTGACCGGTAGGTCTTTGATACGTAAGGGCTCCATGGCGCCCGGAGTCGTAACAGAGACCGCGGAGCTTGGGAAGCAGGACTTGCAGCGGGATTCGGATAGCACAACTCTTCACTCATCACTCAGGTGTCGGGTGCCCGGAACCCGTAGGGGTTCCCAGACATTAGCCGGGCGATCGCAGATCCCCGGAGAGGGCATCTCTATTTCGGAGCACCCCGTAGGGCGTGCCACCTCCCACCGACTTTTTCACACAGAGGCCACAGAGGGAAGCCTGAGCTGACAACCAGGAGGGAACGTGGTTGCCCACGGATCACACAGACCACACGGATCGGCAACTCATCACTCGTCACTCGCCACTCCTTCTCAGGTCATCAGTGTGCTTCGAGCCAGTTTTCTCCGACGCCCATCTCGACCGCAATGGGCACGGCGAGGGGGAGGGCATTCCTCATCTCGCTTTCCACTAAGGCCCGTACCTCGGCCTCTTCGGGACGATACAGATCGAATACCAACTCATCGTGAATCTGCAGGATCATGCGCGTCCGAAGGCCTCGCTCACGGATCGCGGCATCGATGCGGATCATGGCGATCTTGATCATGTCGGCCGCCGTGCCCTGAATGGGCATGTTGATGGCGTTGCGCTCGGCGGCACCCCGCGTGGTGGCATTGGTTGATCGGATATCGGGCAGGTAGCGACGCCGTCCTGTCACGGTTTGGACATAACCGTTCTGTTGGGCGAATGCGATGGTGTCCTGGATGTACCCCTGCGTGCGGGAGTATTGCCGGAAATAATTGTCGATCAGTCCGGCGGCTTCGGCCCGCGGGATTCCCAGTCGTTGTGCCAATCCGAACGCCGAGATCCCATAGGCGATGCCGAAGTTCACCATCTTGGCGTTGCGCCGCATCTCATCGGACACCAGTTGCGGCATGACTCCATAGACCCTTGCGGCTGTGGCGGTATGGATGTCTAGTCCACTCTGAAAGGCCTCGAGCATGCCGGGATCCTGGCTCAGAGCCGCGATGATCCGTAGCTCGATTTGAGAATAGTCGGCCGACAGCAGTAGGTGATCCGGATCGCGTGCGACGAAGGCGCGCCGGATCTCCTGGCCCAGGTCGGTGCGGATCGGAATGTTCTGCAGGTTGGGATCATGAGAGCTAAGCCGACCGGTGATGGCGAGGATCTGCTGGTAAGTGGTGTGAACTCGACCTGTAGGCGGGAAGATGGTGGAGGGCAGGGTGTCAGCGTAGGTGCTCTTGAGCTTGGTGGCGGTGCGATGCTCGAGAATGCGGCGGACGATTTCGTGTCGCGGGGCCAGGTCGCTCAGCACCTGCTCGTTGGTGGCATATTGCCCGGTCTTCGTCTTTTTGGGCTTGTCGACGATTTTGAGTCGCTCGAAGAGCACCTCCCCAAGTTGCTTGGGGGAGTTTAGGTTGAAATCGATTCCCGCCAGATTCTGGATCGTCTGCTGCAGCTCCCCGATATCGTGGGTCAGCTGCTTGGCGAATTGGTCGAGTGCGTTGGAATCGATTCGGATTCCCTCCTTCTCCATTCCAATGAGAACGCGAACCAGGGGCATTTCGATCTCATAGAACACTTTCTCCTGTCCGCGCTCTTTCAACTTCGGCTCTAGAAGCTGACGAAGCTGCCAGGTGATATCGGCGTCCTCCGCGGCGTATTCGGCAATTTGATCGAGGGGAACCTGGCTCATGCAGATCGGGTCTTTCTCTCCGATAAGCTTGCTGATGGGCACGGGCGAATAACCGAGATAGATCTGAGACAGGTAATCCATGCCGTGCCGCATTTCGGGGTCGACTAAGGCATGGGCGATCATCGTGTCGAAAATCGGGCCTTGGACATTCACTCCGAGCCAGCTGAGAACGCTCAGATCGTACTTCAGGTTATGGCCGATCTTCTCGATGGCGCTGTTCTCGAGCACTCCGCGAAACTCAGCCAGGATCGCGCTCGCTTGGGCGGGGTCTTGAGGCACGGGCACATACCAACCCGAATGGGCTTTCCAGGAGAACGAGAGACCCACCAAGCGAGCCGTTTTGGTATCGAGCGAGGTGGTTTCGGTATCGAAGCAGAACGACGTCAACTGGCTGAGTTCGGCCATGAGTTGGCGCCGTTCTTCTGGCGTAACGGCCACCTGATAGTGATGAGGCGTATCGGCGACGGTGCGCAGCGCAGTGATGGGGCTGGGCGAGCTGCCATCTCCAGGGGCGGGATCCGCTGAGCCTTCCGACGGATTGTCTGAGGCAGCCTCGGGGGATAGGGTGCTTTCCTTCGGCGGCTCACTGGTACCGGGGAACAGGAGGAGTTCGTCTGCTGAGGATGCGCGGGAGGTCTTTCGGGAAGGGGTTTCGACGGGTCCGGTGGAGCGCTGTCCGATTTTGAAATCGGCTCCAACCAGCCGCCGTCCCAGCGTGGTGAATTCAAATTCGCTGCAGAAGGAGCGTAATCCTTCCGAATCAGGTTCGCGGCGGGTCAGTTGATCGAGGTCCAGTTCAAGCGGGACGGACACGTTGATGGTGGCCAACCTACGGCAGAGGCGGGCTTGCTCCGCGTGGGTTTCCAGGTTTTCCTTTAGTTTGC
This genomic interval from Verrucomicrobiales bacterium contains the following:
- a CDS encoding thioredoxin family protein encodes the protein MPTMRSILTLIWALGLALNLGAAAARDAAQTKVDLLLGQEMARPGSVVSVGLRLTTQPGWHTYWRNPGESGSPTTVEWTLPEGVVGTPLEGPAPEKIVIGGILTLAYHDEVVLLTTVALPSGLAAGKHSLRGKVQWLECSDKLCVPRSQTVSAEIVIGTDSKEGRDLTALKEAQAKLPKRSESLQASASWDGAGTQNENERSVTLQWSVPPDVTHVDFYPYEFKTLSVRLTNEWSEIKAGRATVRRVVDRTEGEWPETIPGLVVFGQADVSSHRFTEVAFKPSHPVVPGNEAASAVAAVTVVSPPSAPAASLSLLLKMLVFAFLGGAILNIMPCVLPVISLKILGFVNQSRTSPGRVRQLGLFYALGVLVSFLILAGMVIGLKQAGKAASWGIQFGNPQFLVVLTTLILLVSLNLFGVFEITLGGVAGSADQLARKEGGAGAFFNGVLAVVLATPCTAPFLGVSIGFAIAQPPATIVLFFATVALGLAFPYVLLSWNSAWLKVLPRPGVWMEQFKVAMGFPMLGAAMWLFWLTGKHFGDRSLWFGFFLIVVASAAWVYGQFIQRSHGRSILAWTVLLILLGVGYGWALEKEVAWRSSSKASASGTAASVSDHGPIDWKPWSAAAVAEARTQGRPILVDFTADWCAICGVNLRTSIKIPSVIEKLKEINAVALLGDYTTTPDDITDELTRWGRAGVPLVLVYPADPQLPPQVLPEVLTPSIVLEALAKAAK
- the polA gene encoding DNA polymerase I; amino-acid sequence: MAKKLFLLDGMALAYRAHFAFMQRPIRTSQGVNTSALFGFVLTLLDLIDREKPTHLAVAFDTSAPTQRHIEFPDYKAQREAMPEDLVVAIPNIYRLCELMRIPALKLDGYEADDIIGTLVRRAEKEGFNSYMVTPDKDFSQLVNETTLLYKPSRSGDGIEIHGPAEISAKWGVPKPEQVIDILALWGDASDNIPGVPGIGEKTAAKLIAQYGSVENLLAHTSELKGKLKENLETHAEQARLCRRLATINVSVPLELDLDQLTRREPDSEGLRSFCSEFEFTTLGRRLVGADFKIGQRSTGPVETPSRKTSRASSADELLLFPGTSEPPKESTLSPEAASDNPSEGSADPAPGDGSSPSPITALRTVADTPHHYQVAVTPEERRQLMAELSQLTSFCFDTETTSLDTKTARLVGLSFSWKAHSGWYVPVPQDPAQASAILAEFRGVLENSAIEKIGHNLKYDLSVLSWLGVNVQGPIFDTMIAHALVDPEMRHGMDYLSQIYLGYSPVPISKLIGEKDPICMSQVPLDQIAEYAAEDADITWQLRQLLEPKLKERGQEKVFYEIEMPLVRVLIGMEKEGIRIDSNALDQFAKQLTHDIGELQQTIQNLAGIDFNLNSPKQLGEVLFERLKIVDKPKKTKTGQYATNEQVLSDLAPRHEIVRRILEHRTATKLKSTYADTLPSTIFPPTGRVHTTYQQILAITGRLSSHDPNLQNIPIRTDLGQEIRRAFVARDPDHLLLSADYSQIELRIIAALSQDPGMLEAFQSGLDIHTATAARVYGVMPQLVSDEMRRNAKMVNFGIAYGISAFGLAQRLGIPRAEAAGLIDNYFRQYSRTQGYIQDTIAFAQQNGYVQTVTGRRRYLPDIRSTNATTRGAAERNAINMPIQGTAADMIKIAMIRIDAAIRERGLRTRMILQIHDELVFDLYRPEEAEVRALVESEMRNALPLAVPIAVEMGVGENWLEAH
- a CDS encoding TIM barrel protein, with product MWPGLVGKGSPGAEPSIDLDTMLDLTAKAEVNGVRFDGVDLFLYDPHVSIDIDDNGLKALADKIRSKGFVVGSVVAPVWFEGSAMGDEAKRKNWVDAVRKACRIAKRLRELGVRPYGVVRVDSAAGVHDWAKDPKNNTKLIAKTFKEGTKVAKDHGERLAAEGEICWGAMHSWKYMLQLLEEVDQPKYLGFQADMAHTLLYTLGYNAPEHRIVPAKFHWEPELFHAAMKKLTKALRPWTIDFHVAQNDATVKGSGSHDKTGRHCLATDPNGKLNIARDAGYWLRDDAGKVTKKFKHICWDGCMFPNDVMYKQQTWNDILASMIQVRENHGWKA
- a CDS encoding PQQ-binding-like beta-propeller repeat protein; this encodes MKTRTILATWLCAGLTVQSVAAANTQDWPGWRGPSRNGIASPGQQPLTHWSETENILWKVPIPGRGHSSPTVVGDRIYLATADPVHLSQSVLCLDRLTGKEIWQSVVHPSDGDPGKQTHSSAASSTVTYDSGQLFISFLNGGSVYTTCLDLQGNQVWQQKICPFVTHQGFASSPVVHGTLILVSADHKGGGTIAALDRSNGKPVWTESRPKIANYTTPSILEVAGRTQMVLAGCNLVSSFDPLTGKKLWEIPGSTEECVGSAVTDGKRIFVSGGWPKNHAMAVEADGSGKIAWQNTARVYVPSMIAKDGYLFAVMDAGMAVCWKGETGEEQWKERLGGDVFASPIMVNDHIYASNLGGKTFVFEAKPKSFKLIATNQLGNEAYASPVICGSRIYLRVAVKGETRQEYLYCIGK
- the radC gene encoding DNA repair protein RadC translates to MEPLRIKDLPVTDRPRERLSLLGPDSLRSAELIGILLRTGLQGASAVQVADNLLSRFPSLSELSRASLDELQQVRGIGFDKAVALQAAFTLARRIASEIRAEAPLLDTPDRVADLLREENKSYTVETFQAVLLNTRRRLLRVETVSQGTLDTLLIHPREVFRSAILANAAAVIVAHNHPSGDPTPSDADIRVTRDLIRVGQLLKIEVLDHIILGQQTDQRTKDYVSLRELGYWAGC